Proteins encoded in a region of the Acidobacteriota bacterium genome:
- a CDS encoding peptidase S41 — protein sequence MSKHLKIGVLSLSFLMVLFVVLGGLGVHAASSNNDGAYRQLGVYSEVLSRIRTEYVEEPNFSAVTSGALHGLLDSLDANSSYLNPEEYKFYKSHQNDGHANIGATISRRFGYAAVVSVLPGGPADKAGVQTGDIIEAIEGKSTHEMSLAAVEEQLAGKQGSNIEFAVVRPGKAEPQKITVTRDNIAIPGTTDKMMEDGIADIQPVTLTKGKAQEIASKIREEQKKGAKKLILDLRNVSEGDAAEAAAVANLFLNHGTITYLQGQKYPKQMLVAEAQKAITNLPLVVLVNRGTAGPGEIVAAAILDNNRGDLVGDKTFGSGSIQKVIDIPDGSALILSVAKYYTPSGKAIEDNAVTPNVVVASNIDDLIPDDEDGEAAPAPQEKPKQPKDDDQLRRAVEVLKARS from the coding sequence ATGTCGAAGCATCTGAAGATTGGTGTGCTCTCTCTTTCCTTTTTAATGGTTCTCTTTGTTGTTCTCGGCGGACTGGGTGTCCACGCGGCCAGCAGCAATAACGACGGAGCTTATCGCCAGCTTGGCGTTTACAGCGAAGTCCTCTCGCGCATTCGGACTGAGTATGTCGAAGAACCGAACTTCTCAGCCGTTACCAGCGGCGCACTGCACGGTCTGCTGGATTCGCTCGATGCCAACTCAAGCTACTTGAATCCTGAAGAGTACAAGTTCTACAAGAGCCATCAGAACGATGGACACGCGAACATCGGAGCTACCATCTCGCGGCGCTTTGGTTACGCGGCAGTGGTTTCCGTATTGCCCGGTGGACCAGCCGATAAGGCGGGGGTTCAGACCGGTGACATTATCGAGGCGATCGAGGGCAAGAGTACGCACGAGATGTCGCTGGCTGCGGTAGAAGAGCAGCTTGCCGGTAAGCAGGGATCGAACATTGAATTTGCGGTTGTGCGCCCAGGCAAGGCTGAGCCACAGAAAATCACGGTCACGCGGGACAACATCGCCATTCCTGGCACTACCGACAAGATGATGGAGGACGGAATCGCCGACATCCAGCCGGTGACTCTGACTAAGGGCAAGGCTCAGGAAATTGCCAGCAAAATTCGCGAAGAGCAGAAGAAAGGCGCGAAGAAGCTGATCCTCGATCTTCGCAATGTCTCAGAAGGAGACGCTGCCGAGGCAGCCGCGGTGGCCAATCTGTTTCTGAATCACGGCACGATTACTTACTTGCAAGGGCAGAAATATCCGAAGCAGATGCTGGTTGCTGAGGCACAAAAGGCGATCACCAACCTGCCACTGGTCGTATTGGTAAATCGCGGAACAGCCGGACCCGGAGAGATAGTGGCTGCGGCGATCCTCGACAATAATCGCGGCGACCTGGTCGGCGACAAGACCTTTGGCAGCGGTTCCATACAGAAGGTGATCGACATTCCCGATGGTTCCGCTCTCATCCTCTCGGTGGCGAAGTACTACACGCCAAGCGGGAAGGCCATTGAGGATAACGCGGTAACGCCCAACGTTGTGGTTGCCAGCAACATCGACGACCTTATTCCGGACGACGAGGATGGCGAAGCGGCTCCAGCGCCGCAGGAAAAACCGAAGCAGCCGAAGGATGACGATCAGCTTCGCCGCGCGGTTGAGGTATTGAAGGCTAGAAGCTAG
- a CDS encoding penicillin-binding protein, producing MNVETNPPVQQEQDEQLAVTPKETAGKVGFLLLALMASAVGVLCGLLLVYSTDLPQIDQLERYRPSAITELYDDQGREIGSFALQRRVIVTYDDLPKLLRESVISIEDKDFERHWGVDVWRVLGAAYRDFRSGGRVQGASTLTMQLSRNLFLSADKNFARKIQEVMLAIQIERRFTKPQIFTMYANQIFLGHGVYGFEAGAQYYFSKHARDLTLEEAALLAGLPKGPSLYSPIRNPDRALHRRNMVINALLEDGKITAEEAALAKSTPLRLHLQGAPNFVAPYFVEEVRRYLESKYGADQVHEGGLRVYTSLNLDYQKAAERAVLDGLAAYEHRHGWNGHLQNVSDVGQTVATYVEPDWDQPIESGGYVHGLVTIVTPGLATVKLGKVNGLLSAPDVAWTKGKDLRALLKVGDLVYVRVTDVPLPRSDGTNPTLHITLEQESGVQGALMALENSTGDVKAMVGGRDFDVSKFNRATQALRQVGSSFKPYVYTAAVDQGAKPDDTIVDAPVSFTNSSGVWSPHNYDNKFEGVVTLRHALAESRNIPAVKLAAKIGMPTVISYVRRFGITSKMEPYLPVALGAAEVTLQEQVSAFSAFPNDGVRVVPRYIRRVVDYEGHSLEENYPEVKDVISVDTARTMTDLLEGVMLHGTAAAAGARLKHPLGGKTGTTNDFTDAWFIGFSPSITCGVWIGFDEKKSLGNKEAGALAALPIWEQFMRVPIVEHPDEIFPGKSAPPSAIIKAQSQTTHPQAASVLSR from the coding sequence ATGAATGTTGAGACCAATCCGCCTGTGCAGCAGGAGCAGGACGAGCAGCTAGCCGTCACGCCGAAGGAGACCGCCGGCAAGGTCGGTTTCCTGCTGCTCGCCTTGATGGCCTCTGCTGTCGGGGTGCTTTGCGGATTGCTGCTGGTCTATTCGACGGATCTTCCGCAGATCGATCAACTCGAGCGTTATCGTCCTAGTGCCATTACGGAACTCTATGACGACCAGGGACGCGAGATCGGATCGTTCGCCCTGCAGCGCCGGGTGATCGTCACTTACGACGATCTGCCCAAACTGCTGCGCGAATCTGTGATCTCGATCGAGGATAAAGATTTCGAGCGGCACTGGGGAGTCGATGTATGGCGCGTGCTGGGCGCAGCCTATCGCGACTTCCGCTCCGGCGGACGTGTGCAGGGGGCGTCCACTTTGACGATGCAGCTCTCGCGCAATCTCTTCCTGTCGGCAGACAAGAACTTCGCGCGCAAGATTCAGGAAGTGATGCTCGCCATCCAGATCGAGCGACGGTTTACCAAGCCGCAGATCTTTACCATGTACGCCAATCAAATTTTCTTAGGACATGGCGTGTATGGGTTCGAGGCGGGAGCACAGTACTACTTCAGCAAACATGCTCGCGATCTCACACTGGAGGAAGCGGCACTCCTGGCGGGCTTGCCGAAAGGTCCGTCGCTCTATTCTCCGATTCGGAACCCTGATCGCGCGCTGCATCGCCGAAACATGGTGATCAACGCCTTGCTGGAGGATGGAAAAATCACAGCCGAGGAGGCTGCGCTCGCGAAATCAACTCCGCTCCGTCTGCACCTTCAGGGCGCTCCAAATTTCGTGGCGCCATATTTTGTCGAGGAAGTTCGGCGCTATCTGGAATCGAAGTACGGCGCGGACCAGGTTCATGAAGGCGGCCTGCGGGTCTATACCTCTCTGAACCTTGATTACCAGAAAGCAGCGGAACGTGCGGTGCTCGACGGTCTTGCCGCCTATGAGCATCGTCACGGTTGGAACGGACATCTGCAAAATGTCTCCGATGTGGGGCAAACAGTCGCTACCTATGTAGAACCGGATTGGGACCAGCCGATCGAAAGCGGCGGCTACGTGCACGGACTGGTGACCATCGTTACGCCGGGCCTGGCCACCGTGAAGCTCGGCAAGGTGAATGGTTTACTTAGCGCGCCCGACGTTGCCTGGACGAAAGGTAAAGACCTTCGAGCATTATTGAAAGTTGGAGATCTGGTTTACGTTCGAGTCACAGATGTCCCGCTGCCGCGATCAGACGGGACGAATCCCACGTTACACATCACGCTCGAGCAGGAATCAGGGGTGCAAGGCGCACTCATGGCGCTCGAGAACTCCACCGGTGACGTGAAGGCAATGGTTGGTGGTCGCGACTTCGATGTTTCGAAGTTCAACCGCGCTACACAGGCACTGCGACAAGTGGGATCGTCGTTTAAGCCGTATGTTTACACGGCTGCGGTGGATCAGGGAGCGAAGCCTGACGATACAATCGTCGATGCACCTGTGAGTTTCACGAACAGCTCTGGCGTGTGGTCGCCGCATAATTACGACAACAAGTTCGAGGGAGTCGTCACGCTGCGGCATGCTCTGGCCGAGTCGCGAAACATTCCTGCCGTGAAGCTGGCGGCGAAGATCGGCATGCCAACTGTGATCTCCTATGTGCGGCGGTTCGGAATCACTTCCAAAATGGAACCGTATCTTCCAGTAGCACTGGGCGCCGCAGAGGTCACATTGCAGGAACAGGTTTCGGCCTTCAGCGCTTTCCCCAACGACGGTGTTCGCGTGGTGCCGCGTTACATTCGCCGCGTTGTGGATTATGAAGGACATTCGCTCGAAGAGAACTATCCCGAGGTGAAGGATGTGATCAGCGTAGATACGGCACGCACCATGACGGATTTGCTCGAAGGCGTGATGCTGCACGGAACCGCAGCAGCTGCCGGAGCCAGACTGAAACACCCCCTCGGCGGCAAAACCGGAACAACCAACGACTTCACCGATGCCTGGTTTATCGGATTTTCCCCGTCAATCACGTGCGGCGTTTGGATTGGCTTCGATGAGAAAAAGTCGCTTGGCAACAAAGAGGCCGGCGCTTTGGCGGCTCTCCCGATATGGGAACAGTTCATGCGGGTTCCCATCGTGGAGCATCCGGACGAAATCTTTCCTGGCAAGAGCGCTCCTCCATCAGCCATCATCAAGGCTCAAAGCCAGACCACTCATCCGCAAGCGGCGTCCGTGCTCTCCCGATGA